One Silene latifolia isolate original U9 population unplaced genomic scaffold, ASM4854445v1 scaffold_538, whole genome shotgun sequence genomic window carries:
- the LOC141639693 gene encoding uncharacterized protein LOC141639693 produces the protein MGKYLGLPTDIGISDNGKSKRDIFNFLIDNVKKRTSSWNSLLLSSAGRLSLISSILSSLSTYFLSVFKMPALLAKIGWNILRNPSSLISRTIGVELGLDWFNCINRVEAVKSNDSWICKGILWGAKIFTKNIAWIIGSESILNISSNNKDDFAFWKLSKNGNYYVKKGYFDAWQDFWNLKASIKDLSRISSGCRTFIKKRLWHLPGPKKWIILLWKILTQTLPVGREFDKRGIGDGLVCRLCDKQCMESLEHLFRDCEYVSRLWSATHLGINANSGSNISIQEWIINWLSLLLRKENTIDGVISFMCTLWIIWVTRNRQVFGKEPLSPFGSIRLYEHELSSTLFAEKARADKRKVVNIIRLLDDCEVNLQALHYGNAFPLIGPILCEDHFLIYTDAAWRSDFSTGLGWAVKNSNDIGSTIFTNLKSNCYAQSASQAEALAILEALNWARRSQLLHVCVYSDCLQVVAQLLDFTPVNIDTKVIVSDILRVGCYFHCLSFCYVPRSCNKMAHRLAKRAIST, from the exons ATGGGAAAATATCTGGGGCTTCCAACTGATATTGGTATCTCCGATAATGGTAagtctaaaagggatatttttaattttttgattGATAATGTGAAAAAGAGAACATCATCCTGGAATAGTCTTTTACTCTCGTCGGCTGGTCGTCTTTCTTTGATTTCTTCCATCCTCTCTTCTCTTTCTACGTACTTTCTATCGGTGTTTAAAATGCCG GCTCTTCTTGCTAAAATCGGATGGAATATACTTCGTAATCCGTCTTCACTTATTAGTCGAACTATTGGAGTTGAGTTGGGTCTTGATTGGTTTAATTGTATTAATCGTGTTGAGGCAGTTAAGAGCAATGACTCTTGGATTTGTAAAGGAATCCTCTGGGGCGCTAAGATCTTTACTAAGAATATTGCTTGGATAATTGGTTCTGAGTCTATTTTGAAT ATAAGTAGCAACAACAAGGACGATTTTGCTTTTTGGAAGTTGTCGAAGAATGGTAATTACTATGTCAAGAAAGGTTACTTTGATGCTTGGCAGGATTTTTGGAATTTGAAGGCTAGTATTAAAGACTTGTCTCGTATTTCGTCGGGGTGTAGGACATTTATTAAAAAACGCTTATGGCACCTCCCAGGACCTAAAAAATGGATTATCCTTCTTTGGAAAATTCTTACCCAGACTCTACCTGTTGGGCGTGAATTTGATAAGAGAGGTATTGGTGATGGCCTGGTTTGTCGTCTATGTGATAAGCAATGCATGGAGTCTCTAGAACATCTGTTCCGGGATTGCGAGTATGTGTCTAGATTGTGGAGTGCGACTCATCTTGGTATTAATGCTAATAGTGGCTCTAATATTAGCATCCAGGAATGGATTATTAATTGGCTTAgcttattattaagaaaggagaataCTATTGATGGAGTTATTTCTTTCATGTGCACTCTTTGGATAATCTGGGTTACTCGTAATCGGCAGGTTTTTGGTAAAGAACCCCTGTCCCCGTTTGGCTCGATTCGTTTATATGAACATGAATTGAGTTCGACTTTATTTGCGGAAAAGGCGAGGGCTGATAAAAGGAAAGTTGTGAATATCATCCGTCTTTTAGATGATTGTGAAGTTAATTTACAGGCTCTTCATTATGGTAATGCTTTTCCTCTTATTGGCCCCATTTTGTGTGAAGACCACTTTCTTATCTATACGGATGCTGCTTGGAGATCGGACTTTTCTACTGGCTTGGGATGGGCTGTTAAAAATAGCAACGATATTGGCTCTACCATTTTCACTAATTTGAAATCTAATTGTTATGCGCAATCTGCTTCTCAAGCTGAAGCCCTCGCCATCCTCGAAGCTCTTAATTGGGCgaggaggagtcaacttctccaTGTGTGTGTTTATTCGGATTGCCTGCAAGTGGTCGCACAACTCTTGGACTTTACTCCGGTTAACATAGATACTAAAGTCATTGTTAGCGACATTCTAAGAGTAGGTTGTTATTTCCATTGTCTTTCATTCTGTTATGTTCCTAGAAGTTGTAATAAAATGGCTCATAGACTAGCTAAGAGAGCCATTAGCACGTAA
- the LOC141639692 gene encoding soluble inorganic pyrophosphatase 6, chloroplastic: MATSRLITAAAATNTTTSFIFKRPPSFLSSSSSSSKRLSLSFFPTFSKKHFTCRSIYRPDQLISQTHGLPETLDYRVFFVDHSGKKVSPWHDIPLHLGDGVFNFVVEIPKESSAKMEVATDEPYTPIKQDTKKGKLRYYPYNINWNYGLLPQTWEDPKLANDEVEGAFGDNDPVDVVEIGEKKRNIGEILKVKPLAALAMIDEGELDWKIIAISLDDPKASLVNDIDDVEKHFPGTLTAIRDWFRDYKIPDGKPANKFGLGNKAANKDYALKVITETNESWAKLVKRSIAAGELSLV, translated from the exons ATGGCGACAAGTAGATTGataacagcagcagcagccacaaacacaaccacatccTTCATCTTCAAACGCCCTCCTTCATTCCTATcatcttcttcctcctcctctaaGAGATTGTCTCTCTCCTTCTTCCCTACCTTTTCCAAAAAACACTTCACTTGCCGCTCTATTTATCGTCCTGACCAActcatttctcaaacccatggtctTCCTGAAACCCTCGATTATCGTGTCTTCTTCGTTGACCATTCCGGcaagaag GTCTCCCCTTGGCACGATATCCCATTGCATCTAGGAGATGGTGTTTTCAATTTTGTGGTGGAAATACCAAAGGAATCAAGTGCGAAGATGGAGGTTGCTACTGATGAACCTTACACTCCTATAAAGCAGGATACGAAAAAGGGAAAGCTGCGATACTACCC CTACAATATAAATTGGAATTATGGCCTATTGCCACAAACATGGGAAGATCCAAAACTTGCTAATGATGAAGTAGAAGGTGCTTTTGGAGACAATGATCCTG TTGATGTCGTTGAGATTGGTGAAAAGAAACGGAACATTGGGGAGATTCTGAAAGTTAAACCTTTAGCTGCCCTGGCTATGATTGATGAAGGGGAGCTTGACTGGAAAATAATTGCAATTTCATTGGATGATCCAAAAGCTTCACTTGTGAATGATATTGACGACGTGGAGAAGCATTTCCCC GGAACTTTAACAGCAATCAGGGACTGGTTTAGAGATTACAAAATCCCAGATGGAAAGCCAGCTAACAAGTTTGGTCTTGGCAACAAGGCGGCTAACAAG GATTATGCTCTGAAGGTAATAACTGAAACAAATGAATCTTGGGCTAAATTGGTGAAGCGATCCATTGCTGCTGGGGAGCTTTCACTTGTGTGA